One window of the Brevundimonas goettingensis genome contains the following:
- a CDS encoding IS5 family transposase (programmed frameshift), giving the protein MARYDLSETEWRLIQPLLPNKPRGVARVDDRRVINGIFYILRTGSPWRDLPGRYGPHTTVYNRFNRWAKAGVWVRVFEALSAASPGSMHLIDSSIIRAHQHAAGGKKGGPDHAIGRSRGGLSTKINALVDQDGLPLRITLSAGQASDKAAVEELIYGLKPAKALVADRGYDAQAVIDLVRSRGGCAHIPTQKDRKVQRSVDPAIYRQRNVVERYFCKLKHFRRVATRFDKLARNFLAAVLLASTRLWLRAYESTT; this is encoded by the exons ATGGCGCGATACGATCTGAGCGAAACGGAGTGGCGGCTGATCCAGCCGTTGCTTCCGAACAAGCCCCGCGGCGTGGCCCGCGTGGACGACCGTCGGGTGATCAACGGCATCTTCTACATTCTGAGGACGGGTTCGCCCTGGCGTGACCTGCCGGGTCGCTACGGGCCGCACACGACGGTCTACAATCGCTTCAATCGGTGGGCCAAAGCAGGCGTCTGGGTGCGGGTGTTCGAGGCGCTGTCGGCGGCGTCGCCGGGTTCGATGCACCTGATCGACAGTTCGATCATTCGGGCCCACCAGCACGCCGCCGGTGGAAAAAAGGGGG GCCCGGATCACGCCATCGGCCGATCTCGTGGGGGACTGAGCACCAAGATCAACGCCCTGGTCGATCAGGACGGATTGCCGCTCAGGATCACCCTCTCGGCCGGCCAGGCGTCCGACAAGGCCGCCGTCGAGGAACTGATCTACGGCCTCAAGCCCGCCAAGGCGCTCGTCGCCGACAGAGGTTACGACGCACAGGCCGTCATCGATCTGGTCCGCTCTCGCGGCGGCTGCGCCCATATCCCGACCCAGAAGGATCGCAAGGTCCAGCGCTCCGTCGATCCCGCCATCTATCGACAGCGCAACGTCGTGGAGCGCTACTTCTGCAAGCTCAAGCACTTCCGCCGCGTCGCCACACGCTTCGACAAACTGGCCCGCAACTTCCTCGCCGCCGTACTGCTGGCCTCAACCCGCCTGTGGCTCAGAGCTTATGAGTCCACGACCTAG
- a CDS encoding cation:proton antiporter: MTPAQLSVAFFLQMAVIIGACRAVGWLVKRYFGQPQVVGEMIAGVILGPSLFGLLAPDIQAFIFPKDSKEVLFVGAQFGIGLYMFLVGLGFRGDHFKANAASAAAVSLSGMAAPFLMAALIAPWLMSHNLFGEGINSLQAWLFMGAAISITAFPMLARIIHERGLSNTPLGTMALSAGAIDDAGAWCVLAVVLATFGDGAPVAIKAIGGGVAFVLFMLAVGPRLLAPLARMAEREQRVSPTILGIVLILFLLCAFFTDAIGIHAVFGGFILGAVMPRGVLSRELKRQLEPFALVVLVPMFFAYSGLNTQLTMVNSLGLVAMAAVILIASVAAKGGACWAAARVTGQDNATAMGIGALMNARGLMELIIINIGLQRGIIGPALFSMLVLMAIVTTLMASPLFELVYGRKARARGDLGALNEMEEDERPAAGVVTP; encoded by the coding sequence ATGACGCCTGCGCAACTCAGCGTGGCCTTCTTCCTGCAGATGGCTGTGATAATCGGCGCCTGCCGCGCCGTCGGCTGGCTGGTCAAACGCTATTTCGGCCAGCCCCAGGTAGTGGGGGAGATGATCGCCGGGGTGATCCTCGGCCCATCCCTGTTCGGCCTTCTGGCGCCGGATATTCAGGCCTTCATCTTCCCCAAGGACTCGAAAGAGGTCCTGTTCGTCGGCGCCCAGTTCGGCATCGGCCTCTACATGTTCCTCGTCGGCCTCGGCTTCCGCGGCGACCACTTCAAGGCCAATGCGGCCAGCGCGGCGGCCGTCTCCCTGTCGGGCATGGCCGCGCCCTTCCTGATGGCCGCGCTGATCGCGCCCTGGCTGATGAGCCACAACCTGTTCGGCGAGGGCATCAACAGCCTTCAGGCCTGGCTGTTCATGGGCGCGGCCATCTCGATCACCGCCTTCCCCATGCTGGCCCGGATCATTCATGAGCGGGGCCTGAGCAACACGCCGCTGGGAACCATGGCCCTGTCTGCCGGGGCCATCGATGACGCCGGCGCCTGGTGCGTGCTGGCCGTGGTCCTGGCGACCTTTGGCGACGGCGCGCCCGTGGCGATCAAGGCCATCGGCGGCGGCGTGGCCTTCGTCCTGTTCATGCTCGCCGTCGGACCGCGCCTGCTGGCGCCGCTCGCTCGGATGGCCGAGCGCGAACAGCGGGTCAGCCCGACCATCCTGGGCATCGTCCTGATCCTGTTCCTGCTCTGCGCCTTCTTCACCGACGCCATCGGCATCCATGCGGTCTTCGGCGGCTTCATCCTCGGCGCCGTCATGCCGCGCGGAGTGCTGAGCCGCGAGCTCAAGCGCCAGCTGGAGCCCTTCGCCCTGGTGGTGCTGGTGCCGATGTTCTTCGCCTATTCGGGGCTGAACACCCAGCTGACCATGGTCAACAGCCTGGGTCTGGTCGCCATGGCGGCGGTGATCCTGATCGCCTCTGTCGCGGCAAAGGGCGGGGCCTGCTGGGCCGCCGCCCGCGTCACCGGTCAGGATAACGCCACCGCCATGGGCATCGGCGCCCTGATGAACGCCCGGGGCCTGATGGAGCTGATCATCATCAACATCGGCCTGCAGCGCGGCATCATCGGCCCGGCCCTGTTCTCCATGCTGGTGCTGATGGCCATCGTGACCACCCTGATGGCCTCGCCCCTGTTCGAGCTGGTTTATGGCCGCAAGGCCCGCGCCCGCGGCGACCTGGGCGCCCTGAACGAGATGGAAGAGGACGAGCGTCCGGCGGCGGGGGTGGTGACGCCCTAG